A genomic stretch from Oscillospiraceae bacterium includes:
- a CDS encoding glyoxalase/bleomycin resistance/dioxygenase family protein produces MNRFAQFVFEGHNISIMNGHFDTDHPDKVVHKGDYTNSIDDLKNIALAPNTHKFVLNFWDEDLRREHERVKSLNISETLTNIKYVCNVSPYYYFQMTDPDGNVIEVTGSYTPKAGEFDE; encoded by the coding sequence ATGAACAGATTTGCTCAATTCGTTTTTGAAGGTCACAATATTTCTATTATGAACGGTCATTTCGATACTGACCATCCCGACAAAGTCGTCCATAAGGGCGATTATACTAATTCCATTGATGACTTGAAAAATATCGCACTTGCGCCTAACACGCATAAATTTGTTCTAAATTTTTGGGATGAAGATTTACGCAGAGAGCATGAAAGAGTAAAAAGCCTGAACATCTCTGAAACCCTTACCAATATCAAATATGTCTGTAATGTCAGCCCGTATTATTATTTTCAAATGACTGATCCGGATGGTAACGTCATTGAAGTAACGGGATCCTATACACCCAAGGCTGGTGAATTTGATGAATGA
- a CDS encoding GNAT family N-acetyltransferase, translating into MLKLETERLTLRPPCMEDFEGVHAYSSVPENVRFMVWGPNTEEDTRNFLREAEEKWKADPIMEYEFAISLKGGHVIGGCGIYLNKERNTGMLGWILHRDFWHCGYMTEAANAMMKCGFETLGLHRIYATCNADNTASYRVMERLGMRREAHFIKNCFGRVDSEKVWHDEFYYGILDEEWKTKK; encoded by the coding sequence ATGTTGAAACTGGAAACCGAAAGGCTGACTCTACGCCCGCCCTGCATGGAGGACTTTGAAGGCGTTCACGCCTACTCAAGCGTCCCCGAAAACGTGAGATTCATGGTCTGGGGCCCGAACACCGAGGAGGACACCCGGAATTTTCTGCGTGAAGCTGAGGAGAAATGGAAAGCCGATCCGATCATGGAATATGAATTTGCCATTTCATTAAAGGGCGGTCATGTCATCGGCGGCTGCGGCATCTATCTGAACAAAGAGCGCAATACCGGTATGCTGGGATGGATTCTGCATCGTGATTTTTGGCACTGCGGCTATATGACCGAAGCTGCAAACGCCATGATGAAGTGCGGTTTCGAGACGCTCGGCCTGCACCGTATTTATGCTACCTGCAATGCTGACAACACCGCTTCGTACCGCGTAATGGAGCGGCTAGGCATGCGACGAGAAGCGCATTTCATAAAGAATTGCTTCGGACGGGTGGACAGTGAAAAGGTCTGGCATGACGAGTTTTATTACGGCATCCTCGACGAGGAATGGAAAACAAAAAAATAA
- a CDS encoding nucleoside phosphorylase: MSLINTFDPISEEILKPTHMVAPIENFPETVIVTFSEHIRALATTLFPAEEIGYFMAGVKLPIYAVDYRDKRIGLYMTVLGGSASAGLLEEAIVMGAKKILFFGSCGALDKTLCAGHVIVPTEAYRDEGTSYHYLPAGDWVVVKTAKKTSEILTALNIPFAAGKTWTTDAIYRETRDNADKRKRDGCITVEMECASVMAAAQFRGVECYQFLYAADCLDGDDWDPRILGQMPEGAHEKYLRLALEVARRL; the protein is encoded by the coding sequence ATGAGCCTTATCAACACCTTTGACCCAATTTCGGAGGAAATTTTAAAACCCACACACATGGTCGCACCGATTGAAAACTTCCCCGAGACGGTCATTGTCACCTTTTCGGAACACATCCGAGCGCTTGCAACAACCCTCTTCCCCGCCGAGGAGATCGGGTACTTCATGGCCGGAGTAAAGCTGCCGATCTATGCGGTCGATTACCGTGACAAGCGCATCGGCCTTTATATGACGGTTCTCGGCGGAAGCGCTTCGGCGGGACTGCTTGAAGAAGCGATTGTGATGGGTGCGAAGAAAATTCTGTTTTTCGGCTCCTGCGGCGCACTCGACAAGACGCTCTGTGCCGGACATGTTATTGTGCCGACCGAGGCCTACCGCGACGAAGGCACGAGCTATCACTACCTTCCCGCGGGCGATTGGGTTGTGGTGAAAACCGCGAAAAAGACCTCCGAAATCCTGACGGCGCTGAACATTCCCTTTGCGGCGGGAAAGACCTGGACGACCGACGCCATCTACCGCGAGACGAGGGATAACGCCGATAAGCGCAAGAGAGACGGCTGCATCACCGTTGAGATGGAATGCGCCTCCGTCATGGCAGCCGCGCAGTTTCGCGGAGTCGAATGTTATCAATTCCTATACGCCGCCGACTGCTTAGACGGCGACGACTGGGACCCGCGTATCCTCGGACAGATGCCCGAGGGCGCACACGAAAAATACCTGCGGCTAGCGCTTGAAGTCGCCCGCAGGCTTTAA
- a CDS encoding GNAT family N-acetyltransferase: MIIETNRLFLRELTMDDLENLHEILSDPDSMIHYPQPFSHEKSIHWIQWNLENYATYGFGLWAVVLKNENRFIGDCGITMQNINGKLEPEIGYHINKNYTGKGYATEAARACRNYAFDILKFQEVYSYMNYTNIASQKVAKKNGMRLVAELDDEKNKITKVYAITLEEYLNLKT, from the coding sequence ATGATTATTGAAACGAACAGGCTCTTTTTACGTGAACTAACAATGGATGATCTTGAAAACTTACATGAAATACTTTCTGATCCGGATTCGATGATACATTATCCACAACCATTTTCTCATGAAAAGTCAATACATTGGATACAATGGAATTTAGAAAACTATGCAACTTATGGTTTTGGCCTTTGGGCGGTCGTGTTAAAAAATGAGAACAGGTTTATTGGCGACTGCGGGATAACGATGCAAAATATTAACGGTAAACTCGAACCGGAGATAGGCTATCATATCAATAAAAATTATACAGGTAAGGGATATGCAACCGAAGCGGCGAGGGCATGCAGAAACTATGCTTTTGATATCTTAAAGTTCCAAGAGGTTTATTCCTATATGAACTATACAAATATTGCCTCCCAAAAAGTTGCGAAGAAAAACGGGATGAGGCTTGTTGCCGAATTGGATGATGAGAAAAACAAAATTACAAAAGTGTACGCCATTACCCTAGAGGAATATTTAAACCTTAAAACCTGA
- a CDS encoding aldo/keto reductase — MKDLENLKKLGFGMMRFPRKDGKIDKDELRLMVDEFLARGYKYFDTAYVYDDGGSEEMIGELLSSRYPRESFYLATKMPSKVLNAPEDLETAFNLQLTRTKAGYFDFYLLHSIGRGNIETFDKMGAWEFMQQKKREGLIMHAGFSFHDSPEMLDEVLTAHPEVEFVQLQINYADWDDPKVQSRLCYEVARKHNKPVIIMEPVKGGNLAGMNDEIRKVFTDAAPDKSVASWAVRFAASLEGVLVMLSGMSDLSQVKDNLATFDDFKPLSDKEKTVIDTVRKMLAEIPTIPCTRCKYCVSGCPSNINIPGILGVLNEHALYQNAVREKGHYQWVTNESGKASDCMECGQCEAQCPQHIDIINQLKKATELFD; from the coding sequence ATGAAAGATTTAGAAAACTTGAAAAAACTCGGCTTCGGTATGATGCGCTTTCCGCGAAAGGACGGTAAAATCGATAAAGACGAACTTCGTTTAATGGTTGATGAGTTCCTTGCGCGCGGCTACAAATATTTCGACACCGCTTATGTCTATGACGATGGCGGCTCCGAGGAGATGATCGGCGAACTGCTTTCTTCCCGGTATCCGCGCGAGTCGTTTTATCTGGCAACCAAGATGCCGTCTAAAGTATTGAACGCACCCGAAGATTTAGAGACGGCGTTCAATTTGCAGCTTACGCGCACCAAAGCCGGGTATTTCGACTTTTATTTGCTGCACTCCATCGGGCGCGGCAATATCGAGACCTTTGACAAAATGGGCGCGTGGGAATTTATGCAGCAAAAAAAGCGCGAGGGACTGATTATGCATGCTGGATTTTCGTTTCACGACAGCCCCGAAATGCTCGACGAAGTTCTGACCGCGCATCCGGAAGTCGAATTCGTTCAATTGCAGATCAATTACGCCGACTGGGACGATCCGAAAGTCCAGTCGCGGCTGTGTTACGAGGTTGCCCGAAAGCACAACAAACCGGTCATCATCATGGAGCCGGTCAAGGGCGGCAATCTGGCAGGTATGAACGACGAGATCCGAAAGGTCTTTACCGACGCCGCACCCGACAAGTCCGTCGCTTCATGGGCGGTACGGTTTGCCGCCTCGCTCGAGGGCGTTCTCGTGATGCTGAGCGGCATGTCCGACCTCTCGCAAGTAAAGGACAACCTCGCCACCTTCGACGACTTCAAGCCGCTCTCGGACAAGGAAAAAACGGTTATCGACACCGTCAGAAAAATGCTTGCAGAAATCCCGACCATCCCCTGCACCCGTTGTAAATACTGCGTTTCTGGCTGTCCGAGCAACATCAACATCCCCGGTATTCTGGGCGTTCTCAACGAGCATGCGCTTTATCAAAACGCTGTCCGGGAAAAAGGCCATTATCAATGGGTCACGAACGAGTCCGGCAAAGCGTCCGACTGTATGGAATGCGGCCAATGTGAGGCACAATGCCCGCAGCACATCGACATCATCAATCAACTCAAAAAAGCCACCGAGTTATTTGATTGA